A region from the Lolium perenne isolate Kyuss_39 chromosome 4, Kyuss_2.0, whole genome shotgun sequence genome encodes:
- the LOC127291951 gene encoding uncharacterized protein: MRIRRCASRLLGSAASSASAPALPRFELPPPSPPAAQESHAGLVAATGTSASPLVPCELSLSPWDLIDQLHPSDPQEEKIFFETYLVAVAWRASWLFQPSMPTAGSIKEEEQQEEDMAARVIFGLQVCKKNTVRKKARKMKPNMTKEKIKAEASDATAGPETPLWTCKKNVNGAKRWTCWRPVSQPNSFCSYHSDQKPKRKRATDVEEGFYYYTGFGPSRSKRHRISNSSDGMPAEPQPARQKEEAPAKEEMHIDSSPRQAQADGADHQAAPPVHMDEPMSDDGTAGIAGLDEESSDDDVIKSREIKSKSPLKKRWRKPVKARSLKSLMYS, from the exons ATGCGGATCCGCAGGTGCGCCTCCCGGCTGCTCggttccgccgcctcctccgcgtcCGCCCCCGCGCTGCCCCGATTCGAGCTGCCCCCGCCCTCGCCGCCGGCAGCCCAGGAATCCCACGCCGGCCTCGTGGCGGCGACGGGGACCTCCGCCTCCCCTCTCGTGCCCTGCGAGCTCAGCTTGTCGCCGTGGGACCTCATCGACCAGCTCCACCCCTCGGATCCCCAG GAGGAGAAAATCTTCTTCGAGACTTACTTGGTGGCTGTGGCGTGGCGAGCTAGCTGGCTCTTCCAACCCAGCATGCCTACCGCCGGCTCCATCAAGgaagaggagcagcaggaggaggacatGGCCGCCCGTGTCATCTTTGGACTGCAAGTCTGTAAGAAGAACACTGTGAGAAAGAAGGCGAGAAAGATGAAGCCCAATATGACTAAGGAGAAGATTAAGGCAGAGGCGAGCGACGCCACCGCAGGACCAGAAACACCATTGTGGACATGCAAGAAGAACGTTAACGGTGCCAAGAGGTGGACTTGCTGGCGGCCAGTGAGCCAACCCAACTCCTTCTGCTCCTACCACTCCGATCAGAAGCCAAAACGGAAGAGAGCCACTGATGTGGAGGAGGGATTCTACTATTACACTGGTTTCGGCCCGTCACGCAGCAAGCGGCACCGGATATCAAACAGCAGCGACGGCATGCCGGCGGAGCCTCAACCTGCTAGACAAAAAGAAGAGGCACCGGCCAAAGAGGAAATGCACATTGATTCTAGTCCGCGTCAGGCCCAAGCTGATGGTGCAGACCATCAAGCGGCACCACCAGTGCACATGGACGAGCCTATGAGCGACGACGGCACTGCCGGGATCGCGGGCTTGGACGAGGAGAGCAGCGATGACGATGTGATCAAATCCCGCGAAATCAAGTCGAAGAGCCcgttgaagaagaggtggaggaagcctGTAAAGGCCCGGTCGCTCAAGTCACTGATGTATTCATAG
- the LOC139830820 gene encoding uncharacterized protein, whose amino-acid sequence MRIRRCASRLLGSAASSASAPSLPPSSLPAVHDAGFVAPSGTTPSSLVPCELSLSPWDLMDQLHLSDPQEENIFFQTYSVAVAWRPSWLFQPSMPATGSSKEEEHKQEDMAVDMIDGVTFELQVCKKNAVRKKKHVKVKPNMNKEKIQADKSDATAGRETPL is encoded by the exons ATGCGGATCCGCAGGTGCGCTTCCCGCCTGCTCggttccgccgcctcctccgcgtcCGCCCCCTCGCTGCCCCCGTCCTCCCTGCCGGCTGTCCACGACGCCGGCTTCGTGGCGCCGTCGGGGACCACTCCCTCCTCTCTGGTGCCCTGCGAGCTCAGCTTGTCGCCGTGGGATCTCATGGACCAGCTCCACCTCTCGGATCCCCAG GAGGAGAACATCTTCTTCCAGACTTACTCGGTGGCTGTCGCGTGGCGACCTAGCTGGCTCTTCCAACCCAGCATGCCTGCCACCGGCTCCAGCAAGGAAgaagagcacaagcaggaggacatGGCCGTAGATATGATCGACGGTGTTACCTTTGAACTGCAAGTCTGTAAGAAGAATGCTGTGAGAAAAAAGAAACATGTGAAGGTGAAGCCCAATATGAATAAGGAGAAGATTCAGGCAGATAAGAGTGACGCCACCGCAGGACGAGAAACACCACTGTGA
- the LOC127291952 gene encoding galactokinase gives MAQVVVAVGGEDVLAGELVPALSSLEPVYGAGSPLDEARLRFGRLGDRFRDVYGARPALFARSPGRVNLIGEHIDYEGYSVLPMAIRQDMIVAIRKADGAQVRVANVDDKYPTCVYPADPNQEIDIKNHKWGHYFMCGYKGVYEYARSKGIDMGEPVALDVVVDGTVPQGSGLSSSAAFVCSATIAIMGILGKNFPKKEVAQFTCQSERHIGTQSGGMDQAISIMAKPGFAELIDFNPIKATDVQLPSGGTFVIAHCLAESKKAETAATNYNNRVVECRLAAIVLAIKLGMDTNKALSSVTTLSDVEGLCVTYAGKEGSSDPGVAVKNLLHEEPYTTEEIEKITSQSLASVFKSSQTSLDVLRAAKHFKLFQRAFHVYSEARRVYAFRDTVLSKLSEEDMLKKLGDLMNDSHYSCSVLYECSCPELEELVKICRDNGALGARLTGAGWGGCAVALVKEGIVPQFILNLKEKYYKSRIDRGVIKQSDLGLYVFASKPSSGASILKL, from the exons ATGGCGCAGGTTGTGGTGGCGGTTGGCGGCGAGGACGTGCTGGCCGGCGAGCTGGTCCCGGCGCTGTCCTCGCTGGAGCCGGTCTACGGCGCGGGGTCGCCGCTCGACGAGGCGCGCCTCCGCTTCGGCCGCCTCGGGGACCGCTTCCGGGACGTCTACGGCGCCCGCCCCGCCCTCTTCGCCCGCTCCCCAG GGAGGGTGAATCTCATCGGGGAGCACATCGACTACGAGGGCTACTCCGTGCTGCCCATGGCCATCCGCCAGGACATGATCGTCGCCATCCGGAAGGCCGACGGCGCCCAGGTCCGCGTCGCCAATGTCGACGACAAGTACCCCACCTGCGTCTACCCGGCAGACCCCAACCAG GAAATTGACATAAAAAACCACAAGTGGGGCCACTACTTTATGTGTGG ATACAAGGGAGTATATGAGTACGCTAGGTCAAAAGGGATAGATATGGGTGAACCTGTTGCTCTCGATGTTGTTGTTGATGGCACAGTTCCTCAAG GATCTGGACTTTCAAGCTCAGCAGCATTTGTTTGTTCGGCAACAATTGCTATCATGGGAATTCTCGGGAAAAATTTCCCAAAG AAAGAAGTTGCTCAATTCACTTGTCAATCTGAGCGCCATATTGGGACACAGTCCGGGGGAATGGATCAG GCTATATCTATCATGGCCAAACCTGGATTCGCTGAGCTGATAGATTTCAATCCAATCAAAGCAACCGATGTTCAACTACCTTCAGGTGGTACATTTGTGATTGCCCACTGTTTGGCAGAGTCCAAGAAAGCAGAGACAGCTGCTACAAATTACAACAATCGTGTTGTGGAGTGTCGCTTGGCTGCG ATTGTTCTTGCCATCAAACTAGGGATGGACACAAATAAAGCTCTTTCATCAGTTACCACCCTCTCTGATGTTGAGGGTTTATGTGTCACCTATGCCGGCAAAGAAGGTTCTTCTGACCCTGGAGTCGCCGTGAAG AACCTATTGCATGAGGAACCATATACAACTGAGGAAATAGAGAAAATTACAAGTCAAAGCCTGGCATCCGTCTTCAAGAGCTCTCAAACTTCCTTGGATGTTTTGAGAGCTGCAAAGCATTTCAAGTTATTTCAG CGTGCCTTTCATGTGTACTCGGAAGCAAGGCGGGTGTACGCGTTTAGGGATACAGTGTTATCAAAACTCAG TGAGGAAGATATGCTTAAAAAGCTTGGTGATCTTATGAACGATAGCCATTATAGCTGTAGTGTGCTATATGAGTGCAG CTGTCCTGAGTTGGAAGAGCTCGTGAAGATATGTCGGGACAACGGGGCACTCGGAGCACGGCTTACAGGAGCCGGGTGGGGCGGCTGTGCAGTTGCCTTGGTCAAGGAGGGCATAGTCCCTCAGTTCATTCTCAATTTGAAG GAGAAGTACTACAAATCAAGGATTGACCGGGGAGTTATCAAGCAGAGCGATCTCGGGCTGTACGTGTTCGCGTCGAAGCCGTCGAGTGGCGCATCCATATTGAAGTTGTAA